TTCTGCGCGAGGCGTGCGACAAAGTCCTCTCGCAGTTGAAGAAGAAGGACCCGCTGCTCGATATCGCCCGCAAACTCGAAGAACTTGCCCTGGCCGACTCCTACTTCGTCGAGCGGCGTCTGTATCCGAACGTCGACTTCTACAGCGGCATCATCTTGCGGGCGATGGGCATTCCCACGAACATGTTTACCGTGTGTTTTGCCATCGGTCGGCTGCCCGGCTGGATCGCCCAGTGGAAGGAGCAGCACGACGATCCGACCACGAAAATCTTGCGCCCTCGGCAAATCTATACCGGCCCTAACGAAACCAGCTATCTGCCCATCGAGAAACGCTGAATAATCGTTCGCACCGCGACCGACTACAAGGCGAGGACGGGGAGTTCCGTCCGTTGGCACTCACGGATGAAACGCCGCTGGCGTTTGGCGGTTCTCGGGTCGGTCATGTCAAGGAGAATAGAATAGCGAGAATAGAATAGCCGGGGGCTAACAGCCCCCGGGATGCGTGTTCTAGTGCTCCGGGGGCTGTTA
Above is a window of Actinomycetota bacterium DNA encoding:
- a CDS encoding citrate/2-methylcitrate synthase translates to VCALWGPLHGGANVEVMDMLDRIHQGGLSPEDCIRDAKDKTNPFRLYGFGHRIYRNYDPRAKILREACDKVLSQLKKKDPLLDIARKLEELALADSYFVERRLYPNVDFYSGIILRAMGIPTNMFTVCFAIGRLPGWIAQWKEQHDDPTTKILRPRQIYTGPNETSYLPIEKR